From the genome of Cynocephalus volans isolate mCynVol1 chromosome 14, mCynVol1.pri, whole genome shotgun sequence, one region includes:
- the NDUFAF7 gene encoding protein arginine methyltransferase NDUFAF7, mitochondrial isoform X1: MSVLARSRAGRVCAAARMVIPRIWRAKYCSSGNERAENNSVTPMLRHLMYKIKSTGPITVAEYMKEVLTNPAKGYYVYRDMLGEKGDFITSPEISQIFGELLGIWFISEWIATGKSTSFQLVELGPGRGTLAGDILRVFSQLGSVLKNCDISIHLVEVSQKLSEIQALTLTEEKVPLERNAGSPVYMKGITKAGIPISWYRDLQDVPKGYSFYLAHEFFDVLPVHKFQKTRHGWREVFVDIDPHVSDKLRFVLAPCTTPAEAFIQCEETRDHVEVCPDAGVIIQELSQRIALTGGAALIADYGHDGTKTDTFRGFCGHKLHDVLIAPGTADLTADVDFSYLRRMTQGKVTSLGPIKQQTFLKNMGIDVRLKVLLDKSEEPSIRQQLLQGYDMLMNPKKMGERFNFFALLSHQRLHGGSHEMNACQSKPSASPVAGFGELVWR, encoded by the exons ATGAGCGTGCTGGCGAGGTCCCGCGCGGGTCGGGTGTGCGCCGCGGCGCGCATGG TCATTCCCCGTATCTGGAGAGCGAAATACTGCAGCTCCGGGAATGAGCGGGCAGAAAACAACTCGGTGACGCCAATGCTGCGGCATCTTATGTACAAAATAAAGTCTACGGGCCCCATCACTGTGGCTGAGTACATGAAGGAGGTGTTAACCAACCCGGCCAAG gGTTATTATGTGTACCGTGACATGCTAGGAGAAAAAGGAGATTTTATTACTTCACCTGAAATAAGTCAGATCTTTGGGGAG CTTCTAGGGATATGGTTCATTAGTGAATGGATAGCCACTGGAAAAAGTACATCTTTCCAGCTGGTGGAACTGGGCCCAGGTAGGGGTACCCTCGCAGGAGATATTTTGAGG GTGTTCAGTCAGCTTGGATCTGTGCTGAAAAACTGTGACATTTCAATACATCTGGTAGAGGTGAGCCAAAAATTAAGTGAGATTCAAGCATTGACACTGACTGAAGAGAAGGTCCCATTAGAGCGAAATGCTGGATCCCCAGTATATATGAAAGGTATTACCAAGGCTGGGATTCCAATATCCTGGTACCGAGATCTGCAAGATGTTCCAAAAG ggtACAGCTTTTATCTTGCACATGAATTTTTTGATGTTCTTCCTGTGCATAAGTTTCAG AAAACACGACATGGATGGCGAGAAGTATTCGTTGACATTGATCCGCATGTTTCTGATAAACTGAGGTTTGTTTTGGCACCTTGTACCACCCCAGCAGAAGCCTTCATACAG TGTGAAGAAACAAGGGATCATGTTGAAGTATGTCCTGATGCTGGTGTTATTATTCAGGAACTTTCTCAACGCATTGCACTAACTGGAGGTGCTGCACTGATTGCTGATTATGGTCATGATGGAACAAAGACAGATACCTTCAGA GGATTTTGTGGCCACAAGCTTCATGATGTCTTAATTGCCCCAGGAACAGCAGACCTAACAGCTGATGTGGACTTCAGTTATCTGCGCAGAATGACACAGGGAAAAGTAACCTCTCTGGGCccaataaaacaacaaacatttttaaaaaatatgggtATTGATGTCCGGCTGAAG gttCTTTTAGATAAATCAGAAGAGCCATCAATAAGGCAGCAATTACTTCAGGGGTATGATATGTTAATGAATCCTAAGAAGATGGGAGAAAGATTTAACTTTTTTGCCTTGCTATCTCATCAGAGACTTCATGGTGGAAGTCATGAGATGAATGCATGTCAGTCAAAACCCTCTGCATCACCTGTAGCTGGGTTTGGTGAACTTGTCTGGCGATGA
- the NDUFAF7 gene encoding protein arginine methyltransferase NDUFAF7, mitochondrial isoform X2 yields the protein MLGEKGDFITSPEISQIFGELLGIWFISEWIATGKSTSFQLVELGPGRGTLAGDILRVFSQLGSVLKNCDISIHLVEVSQKLSEIQALTLTEEKVPLERNAGSPVYMKGITKAGIPISWYRDLQDVPKGYSFYLAHEFFDVLPVHKFQKTRHGWREVFVDIDPHVSDKLRFVLAPCTTPAEAFIQCEETRDHVEVCPDAGVIIQELSQRIALTGGAALIADYGHDGTKTDTFRGFCGHKLHDVLIAPGTADLTADVDFSYLRRMTQGKVTSLGPIKQQTFLKNMGIDVRLKVLLDKSEEPSIRQQLLQGYDMLMNPKKMGERFNFFALLSHQRLHGGSHEMNACQSKPSASPVAGFGELVWR from the exons ATGCTAGGAGAAAAAGGAGATTTTATTACTTCACCTGAAATAAGTCAGATCTTTGGGGAG CTTCTAGGGATATGGTTCATTAGTGAATGGATAGCCACTGGAAAAAGTACATCTTTCCAGCTGGTGGAACTGGGCCCAGGTAGGGGTACCCTCGCAGGAGATATTTTGAGG GTGTTCAGTCAGCTTGGATCTGTGCTGAAAAACTGTGACATTTCAATACATCTGGTAGAGGTGAGCCAAAAATTAAGTGAGATTCAAGCATTGACACTGACTGAAGAGAAGGTCCCATTAGAGCGAAATGCTGGATCCCCAGTATATATGAAAGGTATTACCAAGGCTGGGATTCCAATATCCTGGTACCGAGATCTGCAAGATGTTCCAAAAG ggtACAGCTTTTATCTTGCACATGAATTTTTTGATGTTCTTCCTGTGCATAAGTTTCAG AAAACACGACATGGATGGCGAGAAGTATTCGTTGACATTGATCCGCATGTTTCTGATAAACTGAGGTTTGTTTTGGCACCTTGTACCACCCCAGCAGAAGCCTTCATACAG TGTGAAGAAACAAGGGATCATGTTGAAGTATGTCCTGATGCTGGTGTTATTATTCAGGAACTTTCTCAACGCATTGCACTAACTGGAGGTGCTGCACTGATTGCTGATTATGGTCATGATGGAACAAAGACAGATACCTTCAGA GGATTTTGTGGCCACAAGCTTCATGATGTCTTAATTGCCCCAGGAACAGCAGACCTAACAGCTGATGTGGACTTCAGTTATCTGCGCAGAATGACACAGGGAAAAGTAACCTCTCTGGGCccaataaaacaacaaacatttttaaaaaatatgggtATTGATGTCCGGCTGAAG gttCTTTTAGATAAATCAGAAGAGCCATCAATAAGGCAGCAATTACTTCAGGGGTATGATATGTTAATGAATCCTAAGAAGATGGGAGAAAGATTTAACTTTTTTGCCTTGCTATCTCATCAGAGACTTCATGGTGGAAGTCATGAGATGAATGCATGTCAGTCAAAACCCTCTGCATCACCTGTAGCTGGGTTTGGTGAACTTGTCTGGCGATGA